The Candidatus Methanoperedens sp. genome contains a region encoding:
- a CDS encoding S-layer protein domain-containing protein, producing the protein PLQEGYVLKAVDIDLSARTMLISLLKDGNVVDPGTPLNAGQTYVYAPSRVGAVSDLPIIMIRFDSVFSGTEVQAAFLKGVFQISPNPTTIKTGNVYNDMKVTNVGQDKIEMKNNNAISLDNGKIEQLMGDINLKVGDTAATDNLLRFYFAVDVTPEKVANQLVIDAPTKANAGDVLNVKVTAGGNPLDGVSVALSSADAGQTDKNGLLNYTLPKTLKGIYNITATKLGLQKATRSIEVLQYVEYRLSIDAPTTANQFSPVYINVTYNGSAISGATIVYDNGTIGATDNNGVLNYTLQTSGTHTISASKSGYITAERDINVRAPFSQYQALNINITPGTVFVNEQALIRSNITNVGTKADTLPVELISNGTVVDNRSVSLAPSEIKEINFTRKETLPGNYTIEILGQKGLLEVKEQPINYLLVGGIATALGAIIIYVLTAKSKLSLELLRRKLNLSGKPGNKGP; encoded by the coding sequence TGCCCCTGCAGGAAGGCTATGTCCTGAAGGCAGTGGATATAGATCTGAGTGCCCGGACAATGCTCATCTCCCTGTTAAAAGATGGGAACGTAGTAGATCCAGGAACTCCTCTAAACGCAGGCCAGACCTATGTTTATGCACCATCGAGAGTGGGTGCTGTATCAGACCTCCCTATTATTATGATACGATTTGACAGCGTGTTCTCAGGCACAGAAGTGCAGGCTGCCTTCTTGAAAGGTGTGTTCCAGATATCACCGAACCCAACCACGATTAAAACCGGGAACGTATACAATGATATGAAAGTGACAAATGTCGGACAGGATAAAATCGAGATGAAGAATAATAATGCTATCAGCCTGGATAATGGCAAAATTGAACAACTAATGGGCGATATTAACCTGAAAGTAGGTGACACCGCAGCCACTGATAACCTTCTCCGGTTTTATTTTGCTGTGGATGTAACCCCTGAAAAGGTGGCAAACCAGCTTGTAATAGATGCTCCGACTAAAGCAAATGCTGGAGATGTACTTAATGTAAAGGTTACAGCAGGTGGTAATCCTCTGGACGGCGTATCTGTAGCGTTGAGTTCTGCTGATGCAGGCCAGACTGATAAGAATGGCCTCCTCAACTATACCCTGCCAAAAACGCTGAAAGGCATTTACAACATAACAGCAACCAAGCTGGGCCTCCAGAAGGCGACAAGGAGCATAGAAGTCCTGCAATATGTTGAGTACAGGCTGAGTATAGACGCTCCGACGACTGCTAACCAGTTTTCTCCAGTCTATATAAATGTTACATATAATGGCTCTGCAATCAGCGGAGCGACTATAGTGTACGACAATGGAACTATTGGCGCAACTGATAATAACGGCGTATTGAACTACACTCTACAAACAAGCGGCACGCATACCATATCGGCATCAAAGAGCGGTTATATCACGGCTGAAAGAGATATTAACGTCAGGGCGCCTTTTTCCCAGTATCAGGCGCTCAATATCAATATTACTCCAGGCACTGTTTTCGTAAACGAGCAGGCTTTAATCAGGTCGAATATCACAAATGTAGGCACGAAAGCGGATACACTCCCTGTGGAACTTATTTCTAACGGGACAGTCGTTGACAACAGGTCAGTCTCTCTTGCCCCGAGTGAGATAAAGGAGATTAATTTTACAAGAAAAGAAACCCTGCCGGGGAATTATACGATTGAAATACTTGGACAGAAAGGGTTACTGGAAGTTAAGGAACAGCCAATAAATTACCTTCTGGTAGGAGGAATTGCAACTGCCCTCGGAGCTATCATAATCTATGTGTTGACTGCTAAAAGCAAGCTGAGCCTTGAATTACTGAGACGGAAATTGAACCTTTCTGGGAAACCCGGCAACAAAGGGCCTTAA
- a CDS encoding DUF72 domain-containing protein, with product MLYIGAGGWAYFRVPGMDRLAAYAKAFDFVEVNSTFYTTPSIEMVRSWRKRVPPDFMFSVRCHQDLTHKYFLTPIPESHEILHNSLRICNELRAEVLHIQTPASFDPHEKLKDIRDLISSFNFGKIRLAWEIRGQITRETIELMRDLGIIQCTDISRQLPDIDSDIIYTRLFGRGEHNLYQFDDTEMRQIDERVKEKSTSVAYLTFHGAKMYMDAARLKVYEKSRSFPNLTKTTGLASIKSVLEEDAKFPATKSELIEKQGWKVFDLSDVEHVHACMLLEKLPDRRYVDVEDVIGALK from the coding sequence TCGTCTTGCTGCATACGCAAAGGCATTTGATTTTGTGGAAGTGAACTCGACTTTCTACACAACCCCATCCATTGAAATGGTCAGGTCATGGAGAAAGCGAGTGCCTCCTGATTTTATGTTCTCGGTACGCTGTCACCAGGACCTCACGCATAAGTATTTTCTTACCCCCATTCCGGAGAGTCATGAAATACTCCATAATTCGCTTCGTATCTGCAACGAACTGAGGGCTGAAGTACTGCATATCCAGACCCCGGCTTCTTTCGATCCACATGAAAAGTTGAAGGACATAAGAGATTTAATTTCTTCATTTAATTTCGGAAAAATCAGATTGGCCTGGGAGATACGCGGGCAGATAACACGAGAGACGATTGAATTAATGCGTGATCTCGGAATAATCCAATGCACCGATATCTCACGGCAATTGCCAGATATCGATTCAGACATAATTTACACGCGCCTTTTCGGGCGCGGAGAACACAATCTATACCAGTTCGATGATACGGAGATGCGCCAAATTGATGAACGCGTAAAGGAAAAAAGTACAAGTGTAGCATACCTCACCTTCCATGGGGCAAAGATGTACATGGATGCGGCGAGACTCAAGGTTTATGAAAAAAGCAGAAGCTTTCCTAATCTCACGAAGACTACCGGACTGGCATCAATTAAATCGGTGCTTGAAGAGGATGCGAAATTCCCTGCCACCAAAAGCGAATTAATAGAAAAACAGGGGTGGAAGGTGTTTGATCTATCAGATGTGGAGCATGTGCATGCTTGTATGTTGCTTGAGAAGCTGCCGGACAGAAGATACGTGGATGTTGAAGATGTGATAGGGGCTTTGAAATAA